The following proteins come from a genomic window of Amphiura filiformis chromosome 16, Afil_fr2py, whole genome shotgun sequence:
- the LOC140136571 gene encoding uncharacterized protein: MIHTGDKAQKCRYCAKSFSQAGDKKRHEMTHAGNKPHKCSYCDKCFNQAGEKKRHEMTHTGGKPHKCRYCDKCFSQAHNKKRHEMTHTGDKPHKCTYCDKCFIQAGEKKQHEITHTGDKPHKCRYCDKCFGLEGNKKQHEMIHTGDKAHKCRYCDKCFSWAHNKKQHEMTHTGDKPHKCRYCDKFFIQAGHKKRHELTHTGDKPHKCRYCDKCFFQAGDKKQHEMIHTGDKAHKCRYCDKCFSLAHNKKRHEMTHTGDKPHKCRYCDKCFSQAHNKKLHEMTHTGDKPHKCRYCDKCFLQVGDKKQHEMLHTGDKAYKCRYCEKCFSQAGHKKRHEMLHTGDKPHKCRYCDKCFSQAADKKKHEMTHTGDKPHKCRYCEKCFSQAGHKKQHEMTHTGDKPHKCRYCDKCFSRASNMKQHEMTHTGDKPHKCRYCDKCFIQAGDKKHEMTHAGDKSHKCRYCDKCFSQAADKKKHEMTHAGDKPHSKCFIQAGHSSW; this comes from the coding sequence atgatacatactGGTGATAAAGCAcagaaatgcagatattgtgccAAGAGCTTCAGCCAGGCTGGTgacaagaaacgacatgaaatgacacatgctggtaataaaccacacaaatgcagctattgtgacaagtgcttcaaCCAAGCTGGTGAAAAGAaacgacatgaaatgacacatacaggtggtaaaccacacaaatgcagatattgtgacaagtgctttagccaGGCTCATaacaagaaacgacatgaaatgacacatactggtgataaaccacacaaatgcacatattgtgacaagtgcttcatCCAAGCTGGTgaaaagaaacaacatgaaatcacacatactggtgataaaccacacaaatgcagatattgtgacaagtgctttggGCTGGAAggtaacaagaaacaacatgaaatgatacatactggtgataaagcacacaaatgcagatattgtgacaagtgctttagctGGGCTcataacaagaaacaacatgaaatgacacacactggtgataaaccacataaatgcagatattgtgacaagttcTTCATCCAGGCTGGTCACAAGAAACGACATGAATTGAcacatactggtgataaaccacacaaatgcagatattgtgacaagtgcttcttCCAGGCTGGTgacaagaagcaacatgaaatgatacatactggtgataaagcacacaaatgcagatattgtgacaaatgCTTTAGCCTGGCTCATaacaagaaacgacatgaaatgacgcatactggtgataaaccacacaaatgcagatattgtgacaagtgctttagccaGGCTCATAACAAGAAactacatgaaatgacacatactggtgacaaaccacacaaatgcagatattgtgacaagtgcttcttGCAAGTTGGTgacaagaagcaacatgaaatgTTACATACTGGAGATAAAGCatacaaatgcagatattgtgaaaaGTGCTTCAGCCAGGCTGGTcacaagaaacgacatgaaatgctacatactggtgataaaccacacaaatgcagatattgtgacaagtgtttTAGCCAGGCTGCTGACAAGAagaaacatgaaatgacacacactggtgataaaccacacaaatgcagatattgtgaaaaGTGCTTCAGCCAGGCTGgtcacaagaaacaacatgaaatgacacatactggtgataaaccacacaaatgcagatattgtgacaagtgcttcagcCGGGCTAGTAAcatgaaacaacatgaaatgacacacacaggtgataaaccacacaaatgcagatattgtgacaagtgcttcatTCAAGCTGGTGACAagaaacatgaaatgacacatgctGGTGATAaatcacacaaatgcagatattgtgacaagtgtttCAGCCAGGCTGCTGACAAGAagaaacatgaaatgacacatgctggtgataaaccacacagcAAGTGCTTCATTCAAGCCGGGCATTCAAGCTGGTGA